The following nucleotide sequence is from Meiothermus cerbereus DSM 11376.
GGGGTGAGCAGGCGGGGGCGGTACATACCGGGCATTTTATCTCCCTAAAGCGCAGCTAAGTCCACCCGCTCGAGCACGTCCAGCCCGCGCAGCACCTCCAGCACCGCCTCGCTGGGGCGCTCGTCAATGGCCAGCACAAACAGGGCCTTGCCGCCGGGGTTGTCGCGGCCAAGCTGCATCCCCGCAATGTTGATGCTGTTCTCACCCAGTAGGGTGCCCACCTTGCCTACCACCCCCGGTCGGTCGCGGTTGATGCAGACCAGCATGTAGCCGCTGGGCACGGCCTCTACGGTGTGGTCGTCAATACCCACGATGCGGGGTTTGCCGCCCAGCACCGCCCCCCGGGCCTTGCGGGTCTCCCGGTCGGTCTCGAGGCGCACCTCCAGCACCTGGCGGTAGTCCAGCGACTGCTCGACCTGGCGGGTGATGAGCGAGATGCCCCGGTCGCGCATGAGGGGCCGGGCCGAGACCAGGTTGGTAGCCCCGGCCCCCAGCACCTGATCGAGCAGGCCTTTGGCCACCGCCGAGGCGATGGGGTCGGGGTTTTTCTCAAAATCGCCGTAGTACGAGACCTCCACCGTCTGGGGCCGGCCCTGGGTGATCTGGGCCAGCAGCTTGCCCAAAGCCTCGCCCAGCGGCAGCCAGGAGGAGAACACCTGCAAACCCTCGGCGTCGAAGCCGGTGTTGAGGGCGTGGGCCAGGTTGCCCTGCAGGGTCTCGATGACCCGCTCCAGCACCGCCTCACCCACCCGCTCCTGGGCTTCCAGGGTGTTGGCCCCCAGGTGGGCGGTGTGCACCACCTTGGGGTGGTGCACCAGGGGGTGTTCGGCACCCGGAGGCTCCTCCACAAACACGTCCAGACCCGCGCCCCACAGGTGCCCGTCGTTCAGCACCTCCAACAGGGCCTTTTCGTCCACAATGCCCCCGCGCGCAGCGTTGACCACCACCGCCCCCTTGGGCAGCAGGTACAGCTCGCGGCGGCCAATCAGGCCGCGGGTCTCCTCGGTGAGGGGGGTGTGCACGGTCAGGAAGTGGCACTGGCGCAACATATCGGCCAGGTCGTCCAAGAGTTCGACCCCCAGGGTCTGGGCCCGGCTGCGCGGGATGTAGGGGTCGTAGGCCAGCACCCGCATATCAAAGCCCTTGGCGAACTTGGCCACCTGCCCCCCAATGCGCCCCAGCCCCACAATGCCGAGGGTCTTGTGGTTGAGCTCGAGGCCCAGGTATTTGCGGTCCCACTGGCCCTGGCGGATTTTCTGGTCGGACTCCACCACCCCCCGCGCCACCGCCAGCAGCAAGGCCCAGGCCAGCTCGGCGGCGGAGCGGGTGTTGGCCTCGGGCACGTTCACCACCAGGATGCCCCGGCGGGAGGCGGCCTCGAGGTCCACGTTATCCACCCCTACCCCACCCCGGCCCACCACCTTCAGACTGATCCCAGCCTCCAGCACCCTGGCATCTACCTGGGTACGGCTGCGGGTAATCAGGGCATCGTAGCTTCCAATCACCCCTAGAAGCTCTTCCCGCGTCATACCGGGCTTGTAGTCCAGGCGTACCTGGGGGTGCTTGACCTCCCCCAGCCGCATCTCGTCGGTCACTAGCACTTTCCACATAGCTCTGGCCCTCGGTTGTATTTGGGATGGGTTGAGGAGGTTATCCCCAAAT
It contains:
- the serA gene encoding phosphoglycerate dehydrogenase, which gives rise to MWKVLVTDEMRLGEVKHPQVRLDYKPGMTREELLGVIGSYDALITRSRTQVDARVLEAGISLKVVGRGGVGVDNVDLEAASRRGILVVNVPEANTRSAAELAWALLLAVARGVVESDQKIRQGQWDRKYLGLELNHKTLGIVGLGRIGGQVAKFAKGFDMRVLAYDPYIPRSRAQTLGVELLDDLADMLRQCHFLTVHTPLTEETRGLIGRRELYLLPKGAVVVNAARGGIVDEKALLEVLNDGHLWGAGLDVFVEEPPGAEHPLVHHPKVVHTAHLGANTLEAQERVGEAVLERVIETLQGNLAHALNTGFDAEGLQVFSSWLPLGEALGKLLAQITQGRPQTVEVSYYGDFEKNPDPIASAVAKGLLDQVLGAGATNLVSARPLMRDRGISLITRQVEQSLDYRQVLEVRLETDRETRKARGAVLGGKPRIVGIDDHTVEAVPSGYMLVCINRDRPGVVGKVGTLLGENSINIAGMQLGRDNPGGKALFVLAIDERPSEAVLEVLRGLDVLERVDLAAL